From the Penicillium oxalicum strain HP7-1 chromosome V, whole genome shotgun sequence genome, one window contains:
- a CDS encoding SCF E3 ubiquitin ligase complex F-box protein grrA → MPPRPRPSARRSSQAPSETSGSTSPERAADDDTDFFMAQTNDSESSIGVATFRDLHMNNTRSAPLPPIGRLPPEILIAIFSKLAAPKDMLNSMLVCRSWAANCVGILWHRPSCNNWDNLKSVASSVGKPDSLFAYADLIKRLNLSALTEDVSDGTVVPFAQCKRVERLTLTNCSKLTDKGVSDLVEGNRHLQALDVSDLASLTDHTLYTVARNCPRLQGLNITGCSNVTDESLLVVSQNCRQIKRLKLNGVSEVTDRSIQSFAENCPAILEIDLHDCKLVTSASVTALLTTLRHLRELRLAHCVEVNDSAFLKLPEHLTFDSMRILDLTACDQVKDDAVERIINASPRLRNLVLAKCRFITDRSVAAICKLGKNLHYVHLGHCSQITDSAVIQLIKSCNRIRYIDLACCNSLTDVSVKQLATLPKLRRIGLVNASLSPMKVFWRSLILRGPATRCVLPGLLLFLKPALVMLTKLRQGIRPLINNCPRLTHLSLTGVPAFLRDNLTAFCREAPPEFTPQQRDVFCVFSGEGTEATMYDDDEELDEDVGQTTGLMHATGINDEDYMDVPPQ, encoded by the exons ATGCCTCCACGCCCTCGTCCCTCCGCTCGGCGTTCGAGCCAGGCCCCCTCCGAGACATCGGGTTCGACGTCACCGGAACGCGCGGCAGACGATGATACCGATTTCTTCATGGCCCAAACTAACGACTCAGAGTCATCGATTGGCGTTGCGACATTTCGTGACCTTCATATGAACAACACTCGATCGGCCCCGTTGCCACCAATCGGCCGCTTGCCGCCCGAGATCTTGATCGCCATCTTCTCGAAGCTGGCGGCGCCTAAGGACATGCTCAACAGCATGTTGGTCTGTCGGAGCTGGGCTGCAAACTGTGTGGGAATCTTGTGGCATCGCCCGTCATGCAACAACTGGGATAATCTGAAAAGCGTCGCATCATCCGTGGGGAAACCCGACAGTCTGTTCGCCTATGCGGACTTGATCAAACGGCTCAATCTATCTGCCCTGACCGAGGATGTCAGTGATGGCACCGTTGTGCCATTTGCGCAGTGCAAGCGCGTCGAGAGACTGACCTTGACAAATTGCTCAAAACTCACGGACAAGGGTGTATCGGATCTAGTCGAGGGCAACCGACACCTCCAGGCTCTGGATGTTTCCGACCTGGCGTCATTGACCGACCACACTCTCTACACAGTCGCTCGCAATTGCCCGCGTTTGCAAGGTCTGAACATAACGGGATGCTCCAACGTTACGGATGAGTCGCTGCTGGTTGTCTCGCAAAACTGTCGGCAGATCAAGAGGCTCAAATTGAATGGAGTTTCTGAAGTCACCGACCGCTCAATCCAATCCTTTGCTGAGAATTGTCCTGCCATTTTGGAGATCGACCTGCACGATTGCAAGTTGGTGACCAGTGCGTCCGTGACCGCTCTTCTCACCACGCTGCGTCATCTTCGCGAGCTACGCCTGGCGCACTGCGTGGAGGTCAATGACTCGGCCTTCCTCAAACTGCCTGAGCACCTCACGTTTGATAGCATGCGTATTCTCGATTTGACCGCGTGCGATCAGGTCAAGGATGATGCAGTGGAGCGCATCATCAACGCATCCCCACGCCTACGAAATCTTGTCTTGGCTAAATGTCGCTTCATCACTGATCGCTCCGTGGCGGCCATCTGCAAGCTGGGCAAAAACCTGCATTATGTGCATCTGGGTCACTGCTCCCAAATCACTGACAGCGCCGTGATCCAGTTGATCAAGTCGTGCAATCGCATTCGTTACATTGACTTGGCCTGCTGCAACAGCTTAACCGATGTCAGTGTCAAGCAACTGGCCACTTTGCCCAAACTCCGTCGTATCGGCCTTGTCAATGCCAGTCTATCACCAATGAAAGTATTCTGGCGCTCGCTCATCCTCCGCGGTCCAGCCACCCGATG TGTTCTTCCCGGgctccttctcttcttgaaaCCTGCTCTTGTCATGCTGACCAAACTCCGCCAGGGCATTCGCCCTTTGATTAATAACTGCCCCCGTCTGACCCATTTGAGCTTGACCGGCGTACCGGCATTCCTGCGCGATAACCTCACCGCGTTTTGCCGAGAAGCCCCGCCCGAGTTTACTCCCCAACAGCGCGATGTTT